In the Hordeum vulgare subsp. vulgare chromosome 7H, MorexV3_pseudomolecules_assembly, whole genome shotgun sequence genome, one interval contains:
- the LOC123410922 gene encoding codeine O-demethylase-like — translation MENCCVQELAAGTVGAPDVPSRYIVRGHQDQQLATTVVAPVPVINLGLLSKQDGGAADEAAKLRSAIDSWGLFLISNHGVDVAVMDSMMAATREFFRQPLEEKQRQSNLIGDDQYEGYGNYEGYGNDQVSSPDQTLDWTDRLYLKVEPEDERRIALWPTHPESFRDVLHEFTKKCGAVKDDLLRAMAKLLELDDDDYFVDQLVVKPLTNVRCGYYPVCPRPELVFGLTPHSDGTIVTILMVDDSVGGLQVLRDGVWWDVPIVPHTLLMILGDQMEIMTNGIFKSPVHRVMTNTKKERLSVVLDYSVDSEREIEPSAQLANEKRPALYRKVQVKDYIVEHYNHFSQGKEVVMGKLKI, via the exons ATGGAAAACTGCTGTGTGCAAGAGCTGGCCGCCGGCACCGTCGGGGCGCCCGACGTGCCCAGCCGGTACATCGTGCGCGGCCACCAGGACCAGCAGCTCGCCACGACGGTCGTAGCGCCGGTCCCTGTTATCAACCTCGGCCTCCTTTCCAAGCAGGACGGCGGCGCTGCTGATGAGGCAGCGAAGCTCCGGTCAGCTATCGATTCCTGGGGCCTCTTCCTG ATCAGTAACCACGGCGTAGACGTGGCCGTCATGGACAGCATGATGGCCGCGACGCGGGAGTTTTTCCGGCAACCGCTTGAAGAGAAGCAGAGGCAAAGCAACCTGATCGGAGATGATCAGTACGAGGGGTACGGGAACTACGAGGGGTATGGGAACGACCAGGTGTCCTCGCCGGACCAGACCCTGGACTGGACTGACCGTCTCTACCTCAAGGTGGAGCCCGAGGACGAGCGGCGCATTGCCCTCTGGCCAACGCATCCCGAAAGCTTCAG GGATGTTCTGCACGAGTTCACAAAGAAATGTGGGGCAGTGAAGGACGATCTTCTCCGGGCAATGGCGAAGCTGCTGGAgcttgacgacgacgactacttcgTGGACCAGCTTGTGGTGAAGCCCCTCACTAATGTTAGATGCGGCTACTACCCGGTGTGTCCGAGGCCGGAGCTCGTGTTCGGCCTCACGCCCCACTCCGATGGAACCATTGTTACTATACTCATGGTTGACGACAGCGTCGGTGGCCTGCAAGTTCTCAGAGATGGGGTCTGGTGGGATGTACCAATCGTGCCTCACACACTGCTGATGATTTTAGGAGACCAAATGGAG ATAATGACCAATGGGATCTTTAAGAGCCCTGTGCATAGGGTCATGACAAACACAAAGAAAGAGAGGCTATCTGTGGTTCTTGACTACTCTGTTGATTCTGAGAGAGAAATCGAGCCGTCGGCTCAACTTGCCAATGAGAAGAGACCAGCCTTGTACAGAAAAGTGCAGGTCAAAGACTACATTGTGGAACACTACAATCATTTTTCTCAAGGGAAAGAAGTCGTTATGGGTAAGCTGAAGATATAA